One genomic segment of Besnoitia besnoiti strain Bb-Ger1 chromosome Unknown contig00026, whole genome shotgun sequence includes these proteins:
- a CDS encoding uncharacterized protein (encoded by transcript BESB_043000), which yields MGRIAKLCVVFVAVVVSCPRLLHQRTTGEQHTFVESLETNPRERFRESPTRAWGTQAHEDDEDRLYRSTSEMRRSGSSSVTKLQKQMIAAVALAGLLLLGYTVWRRRVSKTSESTKIDGGGDGVRRLLNTQAVGWSRDFRLRRGRHGILMELIDCGIEWRAERRGSGSYRSWMPEHETGMKSQSSTNRHERLRQAMSRLSEHGTCRRKERELTCSKSGGVLLAARCAPAATASEDAGALA from the exons ATGGGTCGGATTGCAAAGCTTTGTGTTGTTTttgtcgccgtcgtcgtgaGCTGCCCCCGATTGTTACATCAGCGCACGACTGGCGAACAGCACACCTTTGTGGAATCCCTCGAAACCAACCCGCGTGAACGGTTTAGGGAATCCCCGACGAGGGCGTGGGGGACACAGGCGCACGAGGATGACGAGGATCGCTTATACAG AAGTACCAGCGAAATGCGGCGATCGGGCTCAAGCAGCGTGACAAAATTGCAAAAGCAGATGATTGCGGCGGTAGCTCTGGCAGGATTGCTGCTCCTGGGGTATACGGTgtggcgcagacgcgtgtCCAAGACAAGCGAAAGCACGAAAATTGACGGAGGG GGCGATGGCGTACGACGGCTGTTGAACACACAAGCAGTGGGATGGAGCCGAGATTTCAGGTtgcgacgagggcggcacgGCATTCTCATGGAACTGATAGACTGTGGAATCGAGTGGCgggccgagcgccgcggttCTGGGTCTTACCGGAGCTGGATGCCGGAACATGAGACAGGGATGAAATCTCAGTCGTCCACGAACCGG CACGAGAGACTACGGCAGGCGATGTCGAGATTGTCGGAGCACGGGACTTGTCGGAGGAAGGAGCGCGAACTGACGTGCTCCAAATCCGGGGGGGTTTTGCTCGCCGCTCGTtgtgcgcctgccgccaccGCCTCGGAGGACGCAGGTGCCTTGGCGTAG